The Archangium primigenium genomic interval AACTTCCTGACCACCGACGGCCTCTTCAACACCCTGCAGCTCGGCGAGGTGCGCTCGCGCGGCCTCGAGCTGGAGGCGAACGCGAGCCTCGCGCGCGGGCTGAGCCTGGTGGGCTCCGCGTCCTTCTACCGGCTGTCCATCACCAACGGCGCCGAATTCGAGCAGGGCAAGGTGCCCGTGGCCACGCCCTCGCTCATGGCCTCGCTGTGGCTCGACTACACGCTGCCGGACGGCTCGCTCAAGGGCCTCGGCGTCGGCGCGGGCGTGCGCCACGTGGGCGCCTCGTTCGCCGACCGCCTCAACGAGAAGGAAGTGCCCGGCTTCACGCTCGTGGACGCCGGCGTCCACTACGAGCGCGCGAACTGGCGCGCGGCCGTCAACGCCTCCAACGTGCTGGACAGCACCTACGTGTCCAGCTGCAGCTCCACCTCGGCGTGCTTCTACGGCGATCGCCGCCGCGCCATGCTCAACGTGGGCTACTCGTTCTGAGCGTCGCCTGAGTGAAGGGCCTCGCGTCCGCCGGGGAGGGGCTCAGCCCTTCGCCGGCGGACGCGGGCGCCCGAGCCCCCAGGCCACGGCCCCCGCGCCCGCCGCCAGCGCGCACAGCAGCACCTGGGCGATGAACACCGGCTCCTGTCCCCGCGCCAGGGCCGTGAAGAGGTTCACGTCCTGGAACACGACGTCCGCGGCCACGACGCCCGTGAAGAGCAGCGCGGCGCCCGCGCACAGGCCCGCGCCCATCCGCCGGGACGCGAAGCGAGGCACGAGCGTCACGGCCGCCCCCAGCGCCCAGGCCCCGAGAAACAGGCCGAACTCCCAGTCCGCGCGCCGCTCCAGGCCGCCGGGCAGCGCGCGGTTGGCCACGAAGTAGACGGCGCTGCCGAGCACCAGGCCCGCCGAGGTGCCCACCGTCAGCCGCTCCAGGCACCGGTTGCCCCAGTGGGCGCGCGCCGCGTCCCGGCGCTCCAGCCAGATGAGGTTGCCCGTGAGGATGACGACGCACATGGCCAGGGCCAGCAGCGCGTAGAGCCCCTTGAGCAGCAGGCCCCCGAAGTGGGCGTAGTGCAGGTCGAACAGCACGCGCTCGAGGGTGAAGAGCGGCCGGCGGTCCCCCTGGCTCGTGGACAGGGGCCGACCCTCCACGGCGTCCATCATGGCGTAGTGGTCCGCGCCCAGCGGCGCGAGCTGGAAGTAGACGCCCACCCAGGCGTTCGCATCGCCCCAGAGCTGCACGTCCACGTAGCGGGGCGTGCCCTCCGCGCCCGGCACGGCCTCGCGGGCGCGCGCGATGAGGGTGTCCAGCGGCAACATGACGGCGTCGCGCTTCGTCTCCGCGCGCACGAACTGCGCATAGCCCCGCAGCGCGGCCACCCGGTCCGCGTCACCCCGGTACACCGTGGCCGTGACGCCCTGGGCCAGCAGGCCGGAGAGGCACAGGATGGCGCCCGTCCAGCCCATCATCGCGGTGAAGGGCAGGCCGAACACGCCCAGCACCTTGTGGGCGTCCGACGAGGAGAAGCGCGCCTTGAGCGCGGGCCGGAAGGACCACCACTGCCGGCGCAGGTCCTTGAGGTGGATGACGAGCCCGCTCACCAGCGTGGCGAGCAGCGCCACCGCCAGCAGGCCCGACAGCTCCATGCCCCAGGGCACCCGGTAGAAGAAGTGCATCCAGTACAGCTCGCTCGCGAGCCGGCTGCGCGCGGGGCTCGCGCTGCCCGTGGCGGGATCCAGCCACAGCTCCCGCAGGCCCGTGGGCTCGAAGAGATAGGCCGTGACGAGCCGCGTCTCCTCGTGGCTGAGCAGGCCCACGTGCGCGCCGCGCGGGAAGGGGCCCAGGGCGGACACCTGGCGCAGCAGCGCATCGAAGGAGGGCGGCGCCGGGGCCGGCGGGGCCGTGTGGAAGGCGGGCTCCTGCCAGAGCTCGAGCTCCTCGCGGAAGAGCGAGAAGACGCCACAGAAGAAGACGACGAAGAGGAACAGGCTCGCGAGGACCCCGGCCCAGGCGTGCAGGTCCCACTGGATGCGGAACGTCCGAGGGGTGAACTTCAACCCGTGCTCCTCCACCAGAGCGCGGCCGCCACCGGTACCAGCACGGCGAGGCACACCCCCCAGGCCACCCGGCCATCGCGCAAGAGCGGGAGGAGGCACGCGAGCGCCACCCACAGGGGGATGATCACGTGGAAGCCCACGGCGAAGGACACGCCCCCGGCCTCGGGCAGCCAGGCCATCAGGCCCGCGCCCACCGCGAAGGCGACCAGCGGCGCGCCCACCACGGCGGCCAGGGTGCGCGCCGCGCTGTGGTTCACCGCCTTGTCCAGCACGGAGCCGCTCACGGGGGCACCCCCGCGAGCAGCACGGGCAGGAGGCCCAGCACGCCGCTCACGAGCGCCACCGGCCGCGCGCGCTCCGGATGCGGCGCCAGCACCAGCACCAGCACCGAGGCCGCCGTCATGGCGAGCACCGCCGTCACCAGCAGGCCCTGCACCGCGCCGTGCGCCGCCACGCCACACCCGGCCGAGGCGAGGGCCGCGCCCAGGGCCACCCAGCGCGTCCGCTTCTGGGCTCCCTGGCTGAGCCACGCCACGGCGGACAGGGCGAAGGCGAGCGCCGCGAGGCTCAGCATCGCCAGGCCTTTGTCGGGACACCGCGCGGAGGGAAGGAAGAAGGGGCGTGGGGCATCTCGGGGCTCGCGTGAATCCTGCGAATGATTCGCGTTTTCATCTGGGCCCGCTCGCCTGTCAAGCCAGGAGGTGGGACTTCCGGGGACGCTCCTACCGGGCGAGCAGGCGGGGACTCGGCGGGTGCGCGGGGCTTCCCTGTCCCCGGGTCCGAGGCGTGCCCAGTGTCATCGCGGAAGGCCGGTGCCTCGCGCGCGGCCCATGAGGGGAGCTACCCATGGTGAAGGCACTGTCGGAGCGCACGCTCTTCGCGGGATACGACAACAAGGACGACATGCCCCTGGGCTCCTACGCCGTGCTGATGGGCGTGTATGGCGGCGCGCTGACGGGCTACTTCGCCTGGCGGGGTGGGGGAGGCCGACGGGCCTTTCCCCGGATGGACCTGGGCGACGTGCTGCTGTTCGGGCTGGCCACCCACAAGATCACCCGCATCATCGCCAAGGACTTCGTCACCGCGCCGGTGCGCGCGCCCTTCGTGCGCTTCGAGCAGAAGGAGCGCGCGAGCGAGGTGAGCGAGTCCTCCCGGGGCGAGGGGCTGCAGCGCGCGGTGGGGGATTTGATCTCCTGCACGTTCTGCCTCGGCCCGTGGGTCGCCGGGGCGCTCGCCGCGGTGCACGCCCTCCGACCCCGGGAGACGCGGCTCGTGGCGTCCATCTTCGCGCTCACCACCTTGTCGGACTTCCTCCACCGCTCCTACGAGTGGGTGGGGCAGGGGCTCAAGCGGACCCGCGAGCGCGCCAAGGCCGTGGAGCTGTCCGAGGGCACTTCGCAGGAGCGCGACAGCGCCCAGGCCCACTGACACCGGGCCGGGATGTGCGTCCCAGACGGCCGCTGTAACCCGTGTGCCAGCGTACGTTGGCCCGCGGCGCGGCTTGTGGTTGTCCTCGTGCGTGCGGAGCTTGCGCCCCCGTGAAGCTGGCGCTGTGGACACGAGGACACGGGACGATGCCGGAACTCCAGGACGGGTGGGGCTTCAAGAGCGCGTGGGGTCTGTTCACTTGTCTGCTGCTGGCCGCGTGCGCGCCAGAGCCCGGCGTGGAGGAGGCCCAGCTCGTCGACCTCGAGCCTCCGGGGCTCCAGCCGCCCGTGACCACGCCCGAGGGGACCCCCGCGCCCGCTCCGGCGCCCGAGGGGGGCCTGCCCTCGCCGGAGCCCACTGGCGCCACCTGGTTCGTGAGCACCCAGGGCAAGGACACCGCCCCCGGGACGAGCGCGGCGCCGCTGCGGACCGTCCGCCGGGCCGTGGCGCTCGCCCAGCCGGGAGACCTCATCCGGGTGCGCTCGGGCGTGTACGCCGAGGACTTCGTCTTCGATGACCGGGGCGCGACCGCGGCCGCCATCACCGTGCGCGGGGAGGGCTCGCCCCTGCCCACGCTGGTGCCGGGGGGCGGCTCCACGACGGTCGTCCGCGTCCAGGGCCGCTGGCGCCTGGAGAGCCTGCGCGTGGACGTGGGGGGCGCGCCGATGCTCGCCGTGCTCTTCGAGAAGAGCTCGCGCGGCGCCGTGCTCGCCGGCAGCGAGCTGCGCAGCGGCGCCGCGGGGGCGGGGGTGCTCGTGGAGGGCGCCCAGGACGTGCTCTTGCGCGACAACCACATCCACCACTTCATCCGCGAGGATCGCGACTCGCACGGCGTGCTGGTGGTGGGGCCCTCGCGCGGCGTCACCGTGCGCGGCAACGACATCCACCACAACTCGGGGGACTCCATCCAGTGCCAGGCGGGCAGCGCGCCCGCGCAGGTGCTGCTCATCGAGGACAACACCCTGCACGACGAGGGCGAGAACGGCGTGGACATCAAGCGCTGCCTCGACGTCACCGTGCGCGGCAACGTCATGCGGGGCTTTCCCAACACGGCCATCCGCGCGCTGGGCTCCTCCGCGGGCGAGGCCGTGGTCATCCACGAGTCCGCCCAGCGCGTGCTCGTCCAGGACAACATCCTCTCGCGCGCGGGCCGGGGCGTCTCCATCCTCGCGGATGCCGCGCCGCCCGAGGACATCCGCGTGGAGAACAACCTCTTCCAGGAGATCCGCGACGTGCCCGAGGGCAACGGGCAGGGGGTGCGCGTGGCGGGCGCCCGGAACGTGACGGTGGTGGGCAACACCTTCGAGCGCACCGCGAGCTGGGCGATGATGCTGGCCGCCGATGGCGTGGAAGTCCCGGGCCTGGAGGTGCGCGACAACACGCTCCCGGGCACGTCCGCGAGCCTGCTGGTGCGGCTGGGCGAGGCGCGCTACCGGCCCGGCATGGTGCTGCGCGACAACCACTACGCGCGCCAGGGCATCCTCAAGGCGGACCACGTGACGGACGCGCTCACCGGCGCCAACGCGCGTTTCCTGCCGGATTTCCCCGGCGACCGGCTCACCCTCTCCTCGGACGCGAAGCTCCAGGTGTGGCGTCAGGTGCTCGGCCTGGACTCCGGGACGACGCTCCTGGAATGACCGCCGGGGGATGACGCGGCGCGTCCGAGCGCGCGGAAGGGTTGACCGCGAGGGGACCCGGGGGGAGGGTTGGCGGCGAATCCGAGTCCTCGCGGAGCGTGCATGCGTGGTGTGTTGAGCAAGCTGGGTTGGGCCCTGCTCGCCGTGGTGGGAGCGGCCTGTCTGGGTGTGGTGGCACTGCGGCGGGGCGAGACGCTCAACGCCACGTGGCTGGTGGTGGCCTCGGTGTGCGTCTACCTCCTGGGCTACCGGTTCTACGGGCGGTTCATCGCCGAGCGGGCGCTGCGGTTGGACGAGACGCGGGCCACGCCGGCCCAGGTGCGCAACGACGGCCTGGACTACGTGCCCACGGACAAGTGGGTGGTGTTCGGCCACCACTTCGCCGCCATCGCGGGCGCGGGTCCCCTGGTGGGCCCGGTGCTCGCCTCGCAGATGGGCTACCTGCCCGGCACCATGTGGATCCTCTTCGGCGTGGTGCTGGCCGGCGCGGTGCAGGACTTCATCGTCCTGTTCCTGTCCAGCCGCCGTGACGGCAAGTCGCTCGGCGACATCGTGCGTCTGGAGATGGGGCAGGCCTCCGGGGTGGTGGCCATGGTGGGCGTGCTGATGATCATGATGATCATCCTCGCGGTGCTCGCGCTGGTGGTGGTCAAGGCGCTGGCGGAGAGCCCCTGGGGCACCTTCACCGTGGCGATGACCATTCCCATCGCGCTGGTGATGGGGCTCTACCTGCGCGTGTTCCGGCCGGGCCGGGTGCTGGAGGTCTCCGTCCTCGGCTTCGTGCTGCTGATGCTGTCCATCTTCCTGGGCGGCCAGGTGTCCGAGTCCCCCACGCTGGCGCCCCTGTTCACCTTCGACGCGCGCGCGCTCGCGTGGATGCTCATCGCGTACGGCTTCTGCGCCGCGGTGCTGCCGGTGTGGCTGTTGCTCGCGCCGCGCGACTACCTGTCCACGTTCCTCAAGATTGGCACCATCCTCGTGCTGGCGCTGGGCATCGTCCTGGCGGCGCCCGACCTGAAGATGCCCGCCGTCACGCGCTTCGTGGATGGCTCGGGGCCGGTGTTCTCCGGCAACCTCTTTCCCTTCCTCTTCATCACCATCGCGTGCGGCGCGGTGTCCGGCTGGCACTCGCTCATCGCCTCGGGCACCACGCCCAAGATGCTGGCCAACGAGCGCGAGGCGCTCTTGGTGGGCTACGGCGCCATGTTG includes:
- a CDS encoding PepSY-associated TM helix domain-containing protein codes for the protein MKFTPRTFRIQWDLHAWAGVLASLFLFVVFFCGVFSLFREELELWQEPAFHTAPPAPAPPSFDALLRQVSALGPFPRGAHVGLLSHEETRLVTAYLFEPTGLRELWLDPATGSASPARSRLASELYWMHFFYRVPWGMELSGLLAVALLATLVSGLVIHLKDLRRQWWSFRPALKARFSSSDAHKVLGVFGLPFTAMMGWTGAILCLSGLLAQGVTATVYRGDADRVAALRGYAQFVRAETKRDAVMLPLDTLIARAREAVPGAEGTPRYVDVQLWGDANAWVGVYFQLAPLGADHYAMMDAVEGRPLSTSQGDRRPLFTLERVLFDLHYAHFGGLLLKGLYALLALAMCVVILTGNLIWLERRDAARAHWGNRCLERLTVGTSAGLVLGSAVYFVANRALPGGLERRADWEFGLFLGAWALGAAVTLVPRFASRRMGAGLCAGAALLFTGVVAADVVFQDVNLFTALARGQEPVFIAQVLLCALAAGAGAVAWGLGRPRPPAKG
- a CDS encoding DUF1360 domain-containing protein, whose protein sequence is MVKALSERTLFAGYDNKDDMPLGSYAVLMGVYGGALTGYFAWRGGGGRRAFPRMDLGDVLLFGLATHKITRIIAKDFVTAPVRAPFVRFEQKERASEVSESSRGEGLQRAVGDLISCTFCLGPWVAGALAAVHALRPRETRLVASIFALTTLSDFLHRSYEWVGQGLKRTRERAKAVELSEGTSQERDSAQAH
- a CDS encoding right-handed parallel beta-helix repeat-containing protein, which translates into the protein MPELQDGWGFKSAWGLFTCLLLAACAPEPGVEEAQLVDLEPPGLQPPVTTPEGTPAPAPAPEGGLPSPEPTGATWFVSTQGKDTAPGTSAAPLRTVRRAVALAQPGDLIRVRSGVYAEDFVFDDRGATAAAITVRGEGSPLPTLVPGGGSTTVVRVQGRWRLESLRVDVGGAPMLAVLFEKSSRGAVLAGSELRSGAAGAGVLVEGAQDVLLRDNHIHHFIREDRDSHGVLVVGPSRGVTVRGNDIHHNSGDSIQCQAGSAPAQVLLIEDNTLHDEGENGVDIKRCLDVTVRGNVMRGFPNTAIRALGSSAGEAVVIHESAQRVLVQDNILSRAGRGVSILADAAPPEDIRVENNLFQEIRDVPEGNGQGVRVAGARNVTVVGNTFERTASWAMMLAADGVEVPGLEVRDNTLPGTSASLLVRLGEARYRPGMVLRDNHYARQGILKADHVTDALTGANARFLPDFPGDRLTLSSDAKLQVWRQVLGLDSGTTLLE
- a CDS encoding carbon starvation CstA family protein; the protein is MRGVLSKLGWALLAVVGAACLGVVALRRGETLNATWLVVASVCVYLLGYRFYGRFIAERALRLDETRATPAQVRNDGLDYVPTDKWVVFGHHFAAIAGAGPLVGPVLASQMGYLPGTMWILFGVVLAGAVQDFIVLFLSSRRDGKSLGDIVRLEMGQASGVVAMVGVLMIMMIILAVLALVVVKALAESPWGTFTVAMTIPIALVMGLYLRVFRPGRVLEVSVLGFVLLMLSIFLGGQVSESPTLAPLFTFDARALAWMLIAYGFCAAVLPVWLLLAPRDYLSTFLKIGTILVLALGIVLAAPDLKMPAVTRFVDGSGPVFSGNLFPFLFITIACGAVSGWHSLIASGTTPKMLANEREALLVGYGAMLMESFVAIMALIAASVLDPGVYFAMNAPPAVIGTTVEQAARTVSEWGFVITPEVLSQTARDIGESSILSRTGGAPTLAVGMAQILHSLMGGEGLMAFWYHYAILFEALFILTTVDAGTRVGRFMIQELAGLVYAPLRRTESWGANLAATAVCVAGWGYFLYQGVVDPLGGINTLWPLFGIANQMLAAIALTLSCVVLVKMKRERYLWIPALPTVWLVACTLTAGSQKVFGADPRVSFVAHARKFAAAAAEGKVLAPAKSVADMNQVIFNDYLDAGLTVLFMLVVVATLGFGIRSALKARASAEPTAHESPRVPLSSVGS